Proteins encoded within one genomic window of Synechococcus sp. PCC 7335:
- the rsgA gene encoding small ribosomal subunit biogenesis GTPase RsgA — translation MSWGAETLIGTVVSIKANYYSVQLEEIAEQTLPNASFEEKPILLCIRRGLLKKLGQQIMVGDRVTVEEPDWQGRRGAIASVHPRQTFLDRPPIANVDRVLLVFAIAEPNLDIYQLSRFLIKAELTGLGITLCLNKCDLVSRDTKVRWQKRLLEWGYMPLMVSILDVAELPAALLTVLEGQITVLAGPSGVGKSSLTNRLIPAQNLRVNAVSGKLSLGRHTTRHVELYELPKGGYLADTPGFNQPDIVTTAEALGSLFPEIRQRLTNQHCQFSNCLHRDEPGCVVRGEWERYEHYLLLLEEVTKQQQALLHKGEAETTEKVKMVEDGKILHEPKLEAKKYRRISRKTRNQAFQELCLDLSEIEDLEDLEDLEDLGR, via the coding sequence ATGTCCTGGGGTGCTGAGACTTTGATCGGTACGGTGGTCTCTATCAAGGCGAATTACTACTCGGTGCAGCTAGAAGAAATAGCTGAGCAAACACTACCTAATGCTTCCTTTGAGGAGAAGCCAATTTTGCTGTGTATCCGTCGAGGATTGCTCAAGAAGCTTGGGCAGCAGATTATGGTAGGCGATCGCGTCACCGTAGAAGAACCTGACTGGCAAGGCAGGCGGGGGGCGATCGCATCAGTCCATCCACGGCAAACTTTCTTAGACCGTCCGCCCATTGCTAATGTGGATCGAGTGCTGCTAGTGTTCGCGATTGCCGAACCTAATTTAGACATCTATCAGCTTAGCCGGTTTTTAATCAAGGCCGAGCTAACAGGATTAGGGATCACGCTTTGCCTAAACAAGTGTGATTTGGTTTCTAGAGATACCAAGGTCCGCTGGCAAAAGAGATTGCTTGAATGGGGCTATATGCCGCTGATGGTGAGTATTCTGGATGTTGCTGAGCTGCCTGCAGCGTTATTGACGGTGCTAGAGGGTCAGATCACCGTGCTAGCAGGGCCCTCTGGCGTGGGCAAATCTAGCCTCACCAATCGGCTAATTCCAGCACAAAATTTGAGAGTAAATGCGGTGTCGGGTAAGCTAAGTCTTGGCCGCCATACGACTCGCCACGTAGAACTTTACGAGCTACCAAAAGGGGGTTACCTCGCAGATACCCCGGGATTCAATCAGCCAGATATTGTGACGACGGCCGAAGCTCTCGGCAGTCTTTTTCCTGAGATTCGCCAGCGCCTGACAAACCAACACTGTCAGTTTAGTAACTGCCTGCATCGCGACGAGCCAGGATGCGTGGTCCGAGGAGAATGGGAGCGTTACGAACATTATCTGCTGCTGTTAGAAGAAGTGACTAAGCAGCAGCAGGCACTTTTGCACAAAGGAGAAGCTGAAACCACCGAAAAAGTCAAAATGGTAGAAGATGGCAAGATTTTGCATGAGCCTAAATTAGAAGCAAAGAAGTATCGGCGGATATCACGCAAGACTCGCAATCAGGCCTTCCAAGAGCTGTGCTTGGATCTATCAGAGATCGAAGATCTTGAAGACCTTGAGGATCTCGAAGATCTGGGTCGATAG
- the cysS gene encoding cysteine--tRNA ligase: MSVVIYNTLSRQKEAFKPLSPEQVTMYCCGVTVYDYCHLGHARSYIVWDTIRRYLSWRGYNVRYVQNFTDIDDKILNRARQENSSMEAVAKEYTTAYFEDMARLNILEADEYTYATHTIDGIKRLIHQLEQKGYAYSAKGDVYYSVRKFEGYGKLSGRKLDDMEAGRSGRVGTQADSIKQDPFDFALWKSAKPDEPAWESTWGPGRPGWHIECSAMVRDRLGDTIDIHMGGADLQFPHHENEIAQSEAATGKPLATYWMHNGMVNVDGTKMSKSLGNFTTIRNLLDAEAAPDPMAVRMFVMQSQYRMPLDFTEEAIVAAKKGWSTLNEGLNFGVRHGEDLGWAKAAADEIAVDALDQAAVEQFRISMDDDFNTPGAIAVLFGLAKELQRQSNVIIHEGAADANPAELQQQWQTLVTLAGVLGLEAQAIESVDAGVLSEAEIETLIAQRANAKQAKNYAESDRIRDELKAQGITLIDKPGGVTAWHS; this comes from the coding sequence ATGAGCGTAGTCATCTACAACACGCTTTCTCGTCAGAAGGAAGCCTTCAAACCACTCAGCCCTGAACAGGTGACCATGTACTGCTGCGGGGTGACTGTCTATGACTATTGTCATCTTGGGCACGCGCGTTCTTACATTGTATGGGATACGATTCGTCGATATCTGTCTTGGCGTGGTTATAACGTACGCTATGTTCAAAATTTCACCGACATTGATGACAAGATCTTGAACCGGGCTCGCCAAGAAAATTCTTCAATGGAAGCTGTTGCCAAGGAATATACGACAGCTTATTTTGAAGATATGGCACGGCTCAATATTTTAGAAGCTGATGAGTATACCTATGCCACCCACACCATAGATGGCATCAAACGCCTAATTCATCAGTTAGAGCAAAAAGGCTATGCCTACTCTGCTAAAGGTGATGTGTATTATTCGGTGCGTAAGTTCGAGGGCTATGGTAAGCTCTCAGGCCGCAAGCTTGACGATATGGAAGCCGGACGTAGTGGCCGAGTCGGAACGCAGGCAGACTCTATTAAGCAAGATCCCTTTGACTTTGCGCTATGGAAGTCGGCGAAGCCAGATGAGCCGGCTTGGGAATCGACATGGGGCCCAGGGCGTCCTGGCTGGCATATTGAATGTAGTGCCATGGTACGCGATCGCCTAGGAGACACCATTGATATCCATATGGGTGGCGCAGATCTTCAGTTCCCTCACCATGAAAATGAGATTGCTCAATCTGAAGCGGCCACTGGCAAACCGCTAGCGACCTACTGGATGCATAACGGCATGGTGAATGTAGACGGCACTAAAATGTCAAAGTCTTTGGGCAACTTCACCACCATCCGCAACCTACTTGATGCAGAAGCCGCACCAGATCCTATGGCTGTACGCATGTTCGTGATGCAATCTCAGTACCGGATGCCGCTCGACTTCACAGAAGAAGCTATTGTTGCGGCCAAGAAAGGGTGGTCAACGCTAAATGAAGGGCTAAATTTTGGCGTACGGCACGGTGAAGATTTAGGCTGGGCAAAAGCAGCAGCCGACGAGATTGCAGTTGATGCTCTAGACCAGGCAGCGGTAGAACAGTTTCGAATCTCGATGGATGATGATTTCAACACACCTGGGGCGATCGCAGTCTTGTTCGGTTTGGCCAAAGAACTTCAGCGTCAAAGCAATGTGATTATCCATGAGGGAGCTGCCGACGCTAACCCAGCTGAGCTTCAACAGCAGTGGCAAACGCTAGTCACACTTGCAGGCGTACTGGGTTTAGAGGCGCAAGCGATCGAATCGGTTGATGCAGGAGTGCTTAGCGAAGCTGAGATTGAAACGCTCATTGCCCAACGCGCCAACGCAAAACAGGCTAAAAACTATGCAGAGTCGGACCGAATCCGAGACGAGCTGAAAGCACAGGGCATTACCTTGATCGATAAACCGGGTGGTGTTACTGCCTGGCACAGCTAG
- a CDS encoding GTP-binding protein gives MTATTLAPNKPMDASKHGLPVTIITGFLGSGKTTLLNHILTNQEGLKTAVLVNEFGEVGIDNDLLIKTSDDNMVELSNGCICCTINNDLLEAVYKVLERSDKIDYLVVETTGLADPLPVALTFLGTELRDLTRLDSIVTVVDAENYSLDLFNSQAAYNQIAYGDIILLNKMDLVDEADADSLEIKLRDIKEDARILRTNHSEVPLPLILSVGLFESDKYFGKGAEDKEATEKHHDHSVDDHDVHDHSSHGPGHEHSGHDHDAHSHDAHDHANCDHDHGHCEHDHDHSTHSHLDIDGFTSISFDRQQPLAIRKFQYFLDNQLPASVFRAKGILWFDESPKRHVFHLSGKRFSLEDEEWAGRPKKNQLVLIGQNLDEEALRTQIENCFCTESAERGKGFGR, from the coding sequence ATGACTGCTACAACGCTTGCTCCCAATAAACCTATGGATGCTTCCAAGCATGGCCTACCCGTCACAATTATCACCGGCTTTTTGGGCAGCGGTAAAACTACACTGCTCAACCACATCCTAACCAATCAAGAAGGGCTCAAAACAGCAGTACTCGTCAATGAATTTGGTGAAGTAGGTATAGATAACGATCTGCTGATCAAGACAAGTGATGACAATATGGTAGAGCTGAGCAACGGCTGCATTTGCTGTACGATTAACAACGATCTATTAGAAGCCGTCTATAAGGTTCTAGAACGCTCAGACAAAATTGATTATCTAGTCGTAGAAACTACGGGTCTGGCCGATCCGCTCCCGGTTGCGCTGACCTTTCTAGGAACAGAGCTGCGAGATCTCACTCGGTTAGATTCGATTGTGACGGTGGTCGATGCCGAGAACTACAGCTTAGATTTGTTCAACTCTCAGGCCGCTTACAACCAGATCGCCTACGGTGACATCATCCTACTGAACAAGATGGATCTAGTCGATGAAGCCGACGCCGACAGTCTAGAAATTAAGCTACGCGATATCAAGGAGGATGCTCGGATCCTTCGTACGAATCATTCAGAAGTCCCGTTGCCTTTGATTTTGAGCGTCGGTCTGTTTGAATCAGATAAATACTTTGGGAAGGGCGCTGAAGACAAAGAGGCAACGGAAAAGCATCATGACCATTCCGTTGATGATCACGACGTCCACGATCACTCGAGTCACGGTCCTGGCCACGAGCATTCAGGCCATGATCACGACGCCCACAGCCACGATGCCCATGACCATGCTAATTGCGATCATGATCATGGCCACTGTGAGCACGACCATGATCACAGTACTCATTCCCATTTAGATATTGATGGCTTTACTTCTATTTCTTTTGACAGACAGCAACCTCTAGCCATCCGCAAGTTTCAGTACTTCTTGGATAATCAATTACCTGCCTCTGTTTTTAGAGCAAAAGGCATCCTGTGGTTTGATGAGAGTCCTAAACGCCATGTCTTTCACCTCAGTGGTAAGCGATTCTCGCTAGAGGATGAAGAGTGGGCAGGTCGTCCTAAGAAGAATCAGCTAGTGCTGATTGGACAAAATCTAGACGAAGAAGCGCTACGTACCCAAATTGAGAATTGCTTTTGTACCGAGTCAGCCGAGCGTGGTAAAGGCTTTGGTCGATAG
- a CDS encoding sulfurtransferase TusA family protein, whose translation MGSHVDHRIDLRGTPCPLNFVRTKLTLEKMEPGSLLEVWLDPGEPIEQVPDSLRMDGYGVESVADHTAYFSVQVRRPLDL comes from the coding sequence ATGGGTAGCCATGTAGATCATCGTATAGATCTAAGAGGAACGCCCTGTCCCCTGAACTTTGTGCGAACGAAGCTGACTCTAGAAAAGATGGAACCGGGATCGTTGCTAGAAGTCTGGCTAGATCCGGGAGAACCGATAGAGCAGGTGCCCGATAGTCTCCGAATGGATGGCTATGGCGTGGAGTCTGTTGCCGACCATACGGCCTATTTTTCGGTGCAGGTTCGCCGTCCGCTGGATCTGTGA
- a CDS encoding HAD family hydrolase yields the protein MTKQVVFCDFDGPIVDVSERYYQTYRQGLRAIASIHVQQTRTTLPISPLSKRHFWQMKQDRMADIEIAIRSGIPATWFEPFIEQVKQIVNHPSLLLCDRIQPSAQAALRHLRQSNIRLVLVTLRHPQQVNAFLQQQGVAHLVDEVYGLFDMNAAYVNRVEQKCELLAQAIAQQKVKGYRTHTSWMIGDTEADIIAARGMGLSAAALTCGVRSKAYLQKLEPTAIYDELLSAAKAAVQRANLQVASL from the coding sequence ATGACTAAGCAAGTCGTTTTCTGTGATTTTGACGGCCCGATCGTAGATGTATCTGAGCGCTATTATCAAACCTATCGACAGGGACTGCGAGCGATCGCATCTATCCACGTGCAACAGACTAGAACGACTTTGCCGATCAGCCCATTATCAAAGCGTCATTTTTGGCAGATGAAACAAGACCGGATGGCTGATATCGAGATTGCTATCCGTTCTGGTATTCCAGCTACCTGGTTTGAGCCGTTCATTGAGCAAGTCAAGCAAATTGTGAACCATCCAAGCCTGCTGCTATGCGATCGGATACAACCTTCCGCACAAGCGGCGCTGCGCCATCTACGGCAATCGAATATTCGCTTGGTTCTAGTGACATTGCGCCATCCACAGCAGGTGAATGCTTTTTTGCAGCAACAGGGAGTGGCTCATTTGGTTGATGAGGTGTATGGCCTCTTTGATATGAATGCTGCCTACGTGAACCGAGTTGAACAGAAATGTGAGCTGTTAGCCCAGGCGATCGCCCAGCAAAAGGTGAAGGGCTATCGAACGCATACTAGCTGGATGATAGGCGATACTGAAGCGGACATAATTGCAGCTCGAGGTATGGGTCTATCAGCAGCGGCTTTGACTTGCGGCGTGCGTAGCAAGGCTTATCTACAAAAGCTAGAACCCACAGCGATCTATGATGAATTGCTATCAGCAGCAAAAGCTGCTGTACAAAGAGCGAACTTACAGGTAGCCAGTCTCTAA
- the dnaK gene encoding molecular chaperone DnaK, which translates to MGKVIGIDLGTTNSCVAVLEGGSPVVIPNSEGGRTTPSIVGFAKGGERLIGQLAKRQAVTNAENTVYSVKRFIGRRWKDAELERSRVPYNCVKGKDDTVDVSIRKKSFTPQEISAMLLQKLKGDAEAYLNEPVDQAVITVPAYFTDAQRQATKDAGAIAGLEVLRIINEPTAAALSYGLDKQEKDQTILIFDLGGGTFDVSILQLGDGVFEVKATSGNNQLGGDDFDNCIVNWIIEAFLQQEGMDLTHDRMALQRIREAAERAKVELSTMTRTSINLPFIAADETGPKHLEMGLTRSQFEGLAAALVKNTLEPVRQALKDAELSADDVDRILLVGGSTRIPSVQAAITKIFNGQSPDRSVNPEEAVALGAAIQAGVLSGEVKDLLLLDVTPLSLGIETLGDVFTKIIERNTTIPTSKTRIFSTATDGQTSVEVHALQGERAMAKDNKSLGRFELTGIPPAPRGVPQIEVSFEIDADGILQVAAKDLGTNRAQSIKITNRGGLSPVEVARMQAEAEVYASEDEQRKVVADLQNRADALFHSYETTLRDRADSISEELKAQAKAKAEALRVAVKTENAQPADIAPKIDALQQSIFDIGAGIYRQATKGIASNSDSTDQMPRASMAAHVDLAIESEPTHPTSTHQLPIEPVDASAVAETNVSRQASQPGIKTSHLAQSSKEEAATAFNVEPNLEPSEEFAIDQTIATEYEAID; encoded by the coding sequence ATGGGAAAAGTTATCGGTATCGACCTAGGCACTACTAACAGCTGCGTAGCTGTGCTTGAGGGTGGCAGTCCTGTGGTTATACCGAATTCTGAAGGTGGGCGGACAACGCCTAGTATTGTGGGGTTCGCTAAAGGAGGAGAACGCTTAATTGGCCAGTTGGCAAAGCGTCAGGCAGTGACAAATGCGGAAAATACTGTCTACAGCGTTAAGCGGTTTATTGGCAGGCGCTGGAAGGATGCTGAATTGGAGCGATCGCGCGTCCCTTACAACTGTGTGAAAGGAAAAGATGACACCGTCGATGTGTCAATTAGGAAAAAAAGCTTTACCCCTCAAGAGATCTCGGCGATGCTGCTGCAAAAGCTTAAAGGCGATGCGGAAGCCTACTTGAATGAACCGGTTGATCAAGCTGTGATTACGGTCCCAGCTTATTTTACCGATGCTCAAAGGCAAGCCACTAAAGATGCAGGTGCGATCGCGGGCCTAGAAGTCCTGCGCATTATCAACGAACCTACAGCCGCTGCGCTGTCCTATGGTTTAGATAAACAAGAGAAAGATCAGACTATTTTGATCTTTGACTTAGGCGGAGGAACCTTTGATGTTTCTATTTTGCAGCTCGGTGATGGTGTTTTTGAGGTGAAAGCGACCTCTGGTAATAACCAGCTTGGTGGTGATGACTTTGACAACTGCATTGTCAATTGGATCATAGAAGCCTTTCTTCAGCAAGAAGGCATGGATTTGACTCATGATCGTATGGCCCTTCAGCGAATTCGAGAAGCGGCGGAGAGGGCGAAAGTCGAACTTTCAACGATGACAAGGACCTCTATCAATTTGCCATTTATCGCCGCCGATGAGACCGGCCCAAAGCATTTAGAGATGGGGCTAACGCGATCGCAATTTGAAGGACTAGCTGCCGCGTTGGTTAAAAACACGCTAGAGCCAGTCAGGCAAGCGCTCAAAGATGCTGAACTTAGTGCAGATGACGTTGATCGAATTCTGCTAGTCGGCGGCTCTACTAGGATTCCATCTGTTCAAGCTGCAATCACCAAAATCTTCAACGGTCAATCACCTGATCGCTCAGTTAACCCAGAAGAAGCGGTTGCTCTAGGGGCGGCTATTCAAGCTGGTGTCCTAAGTGGGGAAGTCAAAGACTTACTTTTGCTAGATGTCACACCGCTATCTCTAGGGATTGAGACGCTAGGCGATGTCTTTACCAAGATCATCGAGCGCAACACGACAATTCCCACAAGTAAAACTCGGATCTTTTCGACCGCTACCGACGGTCAAACATCTGTGGAAGTCCATGCGCTTCAAGGTGAAAGGGCTATGGCTAAAGACAACAAGAGCCTAGGTAGATTCGAGCTAACTGGCATTCCACCCGCCCCTAGAGGTGTGCCTCAAATCGAAGTCTCTTTTGAGATAGATGCTGACGGTATCCTACAGGTTGCTGCAAAAGATTTGGGAACTAACCGTGCTCAGAGTATCAAGATCACCAACCGAGGTGGCCTGTCTCCGGTGGAAGTTGCCCGTATGCAAGCGGAAGCCGAAGTATATGCGAGCGAAGACGAGCAGCGCAAAGTCGTCGCGGATCTACAAAACCGAGCAGATGCCCTTTTCCACAGCTACGAGACGACACTGCGCGATCGCGCTGATAGTATTTCTGAGGAACTCAAGGCTCAAGCAAAAGCGAAGGCAGAGGCGCTAAGAGTGGCTGTGAAGACCGAGAACGCGCAGCCTGCTGATATTGCCCCAAAGATAGACGCACTGCAGCAAAGCATTTTTGACATTGGTGCTGGTATCTATCGCCAAGCTACTAAAGGTATTGCAAGCAATAGCGATTCTACTGATCAGATGCCAAGAGCAAGTATGGCTGCTCATGTTGACTTAGCGATTGAATCAGAACCGACACACCCAACATCTACTCATCAACTGCCTATTGAGCCAGTCGACGCGAGTGCAGTCGCAGAAACGAACGTTAGTAGGCAAGCATCACAGCCTGGAATAAAGACCTCTCATCTAGCCCAAAGCTCAAAGGAAGAGGCTGCTACTGCCTTTAATGTAGAACCTAATCTAGAACCAAGTGAAGAATTCGCTATTGATCAGACAATTGCTACTGAATACGAAGCTATTGACTAA
- a CDS encoding RidA family protein, whose product MLEFITLPKGKLPPVAPYSHAVRAGDFLFVTGQLAEDPDTGEVVKGSINEQTEQVMDNLQLVLDHAGTRFENVVMSRIFVTDFRYYETVNRIYSSRFTAGRYPGRTTVGVTGLAGFGDVEIDLIVYCAEQS is encoded by the coding sequence ATGCTGGAATTCATTACGCTCCCAAAAGGCAAACTGCCGCCCGTCGCGCCGTATTCTCACGCAGTTCGCGCCGGAGACTTTTTGTTCGTCACTGGTCAGTTAGCAGAAGATCCTGATACAGGCGAAGTCGTCAAAGGCTCTATCAATGAGCAAACCGAGCAAGTAATGGATAACCTTCAGCTCGTGCTAGATCATGCAGGTACCCGCTTCGAAAACGTAGTTATGTCGCGAATTTTCGTCACTGATTTTCGCTATTACGAAACGGTTAATCGAATCTACTCTAGTCGCTTCACCGCAGGTAGATATCCTGGACGTACAACCGTCGGCGTGACCGGATTAGCTGGGTTTGGCGATGTAGAAATTGATTTGATCGTATACTGCGCTGAGCAAAGCTGA
- the dtd gene encoding D-aminoacyl-tRNA deacylase codes for MRVLIQRVSSSQVVVDGEVVGAIGRGLTLLVGIGPTDTEAELAWMAKKCLSLRLFPNDSQDRFDQSVSEINGELLVVSQFTLYGDGRKGRRPSFANAAPPALAEKLYEKFLSILRQSGLKVETGRFGTMMQVSIENDGPVTLWLEKERLENKQD; via the coding sequence ATGAGGGTTTTGATCCAGCGGGTAAGCTCCTCCCAAGTCGTTGTAGATGGCGAAGTCGTTGGCGCTATTGGCCGTGGGCTAACTCTACTCGTAGGCATTGGTCCAACAGACACCGAAGCTGAATTAGCATGGATGGCGAAGAAGTGCCTGAGTCTGCGGTTGTTTCCTAATGACTCGCAGGACCGATTTGACCAGTCAGTCAGCGAGATCAATGGAGAACTGCTGGTGGTCAGTCAGTTCACGCTGTATGGCGATGGACGCAAGGGCAGGCGACCTTCGTTTGCGAATGCTGCGCCCCCTGCTCTGGCTGAGAAGCTGTACGAAAAATTTCTGTCGATACTGCGCCAGAGTGGACTGAAGGTAGAAACTGGCAGGTTTGGCACCATGATGCAGGTGTCCATTGAAAATGATGGACCCGTAACGCTATGGCTAGAGAAAGAGAGGTTAGAGAACAAGCAGGATTAA
- the dnaJ gene encoding molecular chaperone DnaJ: MARDYYETLGVSRSAEQDEIKRAYRKLARKYHPDVNQDPGAEETFKEVSRAYEVLSEPEVRARYDRFGEAGVGGAASAGAGGFQDFQDMGGFADIFESFFNGFSGQPGQQRRRGPMRGDDLRLNLKLDFKEAVFGGEKEIKISHLETCPTCTGSGAKPGTRPRNCTTCSGSGQVRRATRTPFGIFNQVSTCPTCNGSGEIVEDRCETCGGSGQKQTTKKLKITIPAGVENGTRLRVSGEGDAGKRNGPAGDLYVYLVVNEESKFRREGIDIHSDLSVSYLQAILGCELEVETVDGKVSMQVPAGTQPNTVLSLDGRGVPRLGNPVSRGKHLITVKVDIPTRLKSGEKELLTQLAEIRGDLVGKNKKEGFLGGLFNG, translated from the coding sequence ATGGCCCGTGATTACTACGAAACTTTGGGTGTCTCTCGCAGCGCAGAGCAAGATGAGATTAAGCGCGCCTACCGTAAGTTAGCTCGCAAGTATCATCCAGACGTCAACCAAGATCCAGGAGCAGAAGAGACTTTCAAAGAAGTCAGTCGCGCCTATGAAGTCCTCTCAGAGCCAGAGGTGCGAGCCCGCTATGATCGATTTGGCGAAGCAGGTGTAGGCGGTGCTGCTTCGGCAGGTGCGGGTGGATTTCAAGATTTCCAGGATATGGGCGGATTTGCCGATATTTTCGAAAGCTTTTTCAATGGATTTTCAGGGCAGCCGGGACAGCAAAGAAGACGAGGTCCCATGCGTGGTGATGACCTGCGTCTCAATCTCAAGTTGGACTTTAAGGAAGCTGTTTTCGGTGGCGAAAAAGAAATCAAGATTAGTCACCTTGAGACCTGTCCAACCTGTACTGGCTCGGGTGCCAAGCCGGGAACTCGACCTAGAAACTGTACAACCTGTAGTGGTTCTGGCCAAGTAAGACGGGCGACTCGTACACCGTTCGGTATCTTTAATCAGGTCTCGACCTGTCCTACCTGTAATGGTAGCGGTGAGATTGTTGAGGATCGATGTGAAACCTGTGGTGGTAGCGGCCAAAAGCAAACAACCAAAAAGCTGAAAATTACGATACCTGCTGGCGTTGAAAATGGGACTCGATTGCGGGTGTCGGGTGAGGGCGACGCTGGTAAACGCAACGGACCGGCGGGCGATCTTTATGTTTATTTGGTGGTTAATGAAGAGTCCAAGTTTAGAAGAGAAGGCATTGATATTCACTCCGATCTAAGCGTGAGCTACCTGCAGGCGATTCTAGGCTGTGAGTTGGAGGTGGAAACGGTTGATGGGAAAGTGTCTATGCAGGTACCTGCTGGAACACAGCCCAATACTGTTTTGTCTTTGGATGGGCGCGGTGTACCAAGGCTAGGAAATCCGGTTAGCCGTGGTAAGCATTTGATTACGGTGAAAGTAGACATTCCTACTCGGCTTAAGTCTGGAGAAAAAGAGTTGCTGACTCAGCTCGCGGAAATTCGAGGCGACTTAGTAGGTAAGAACAAGAAAGAAGGGTTTTTGGGGGGGCTATTTAATGGGTAG